One window of Microbacterium sediminis genomic DNA carries:
- a CDS encoding IclR family transcriptional regulator gives MAERHAPAAGASQKTLRVLEAALLNERFTDIVEEAGLPKSTVHRILASLVAEGFVSGDAESGYRPGARFMTLAGRALSGLDISELAQPIVDRLVAEVDCTVHVGVVSGDEMVYIIRTDSSKPYRMRSRVGLAIPMHSTGMGKAAMASWTDEAVVAYAERTGLPARTDATLTDIDALRAVLAEVRRNGYSLDLGENEVGTVCVAAPIRDHTGRVSHGLSISSIALEHPGRSIEELAPYAIEAATEISRLLGAAV, from the coding sequence ATGGCGGAGCGCCACGCGCCGGCCGCCGGCGCCAGCCAGAAGACGCTGCGCGTGCTCGAGGCGGCGCTGCTGAACGAGCGCTTCACCGACATCGTCGAGGAAGCGGGGCTGCCCAAGTCGACGGTGCACCGGATCCTCGCCAGTCTCGTCGCCGAGGGCTTCGTCTCCGGCGATGCCGAGAGCGGCTACCGCCCCGGCGCGCGGTTCATGACGCTCGCCGGGCGGGCCCTCTCGGGGCTCGACATCTCGGAGCTGGCCCAGCCGATCGTCGACCGGCTCGTCGCCGAGGTCGACTGCACCGTGCACGTGGGGGTCGTCTCGGGCGACGAGATGGTCTACATCATCCGCACCGACTCGTCCAAGCCCTACCGCATGCGCTCGCGGGTGGGACTGGCCATCCCGATGCACTCCACGGGCATGGGCAAGGCCGCCATGGCGTCGTGGACCGATGAGGCCGTCGTCGCCTACGCCGAGCGCACCGGGCTGCCGGCCCGCACCGACGCGACGCTCACCGACATCGACGCGCTCCGCGCGGTGCTGGCCGAGGTGCGCCGCAACGGCTACTCGCTGGACCTCGGCGAGAACGAGGTCGGCACGGTGTGCGTCGCCGCGCCGATCCGCGATCACACCGGCCGGGTCTCGCACGGGCTCTCGATCTCGTCGATCGCCCTCGAGCACCCCGGCCGCTCGATCGAGGAGCTCGCGCCGTACGCGATCGAGGCGGCCACCGAGATCTCGCGGCTGCTCGGCGCCGCGGTCTGA
- the kduI gene encoding 5-dehydro-4-deoxy-D-glucuronate isomerase — MTSNMRGPVAAEQIPAFTQQDLRDRFLVQDLLVEGEYRAVPSHYDRVVAVGAVPTAAPLSLEAIPEIRSEFFLEHREIGIVNVGGAGTVTADGEEFAMAPEAVLYLGRGTREVAFASADAAEPARFYGFSAPAHTAYPNTLATPEEGTIRELGDQLTSNRRTLRQVIHENGIRSCQVVMGVTRLHPGNMWNTMPAHTHERRTEFYLYFDVAGDARVLHLMGSPEETRHIVVGDRELVMSPSWSIHSGVGTQAYAFVWAMAGENQSFDDMDHVQITEMV, encoded by the coding sequence ATGACCTCGAACATGCGCGGCCCCGTCGCCGCCGAGCAGATCCCCGCCTTCACGCAGCAAGACCTGCGCGATCGGTTCCTCGTGCAGGACCTTCTCGTCGAGGGCGAGTACCGCGCCGTGCCGTCGCACTACGACCGCGTGGTCGCCGTCGGCGCCGTGCCGACCGCCGCGCCGCTGTCGCTGGAGGCGATCCCCGAGATCCGCTCGGAGTTCTTCCTCGAGCACCGCGAGATCGGGATCGTCAACGTCGGCGGTGCGGGCACGGTCACGGCCGACGGCGAGGAGTTCGCGATGGCGCCCGAGGCCGTGCTCTACCTCGGCCGCGGCACGCGCGAGGTCGCCTTCGCCTCGGCCGACGCCGCCGAGCCGGCGCGGTTCTACGGCTTCTCGGCCCCGGCGCACACGGCCTACCCGAACACGCTCGCGACGCCCGAGGAGGGCACGATCCGCGAGCTCGGCGATCAGCTCACCTCGAACCGCCGCACGCTGCGGCAGGTGATCCACGAGAACGGCATCCGCAGCTGCCAGGTGGTGATGGGCGTCACCCGCCTGCACCCGGGCAACATGTGGAACACCATGCCGGCGCACACGCACGAGCGGCGCACCGAGTTCTACCTGTACTTCGACGTGGCGGGCGACGCGCGCGTGCTGCACCTGATGGGCAGCCCGGAGGAGACTCGCCACATCGTCGTCGGCGATCGCGAGCTCGTCATGTCGCCCAGCTGGTCGATCCACTCCGGCGTCGGCACGCAGGCCTACGCCTTCGTGTGGGCGATGGCGGGGGAGAATCAATCATTCGACGACATGGATCACGTGCAGATCACCGAGATGGTCTGA
- a CDS encoding TRAP transporter large permease, whose translation MIDPLLIGGLLLGGLIVLLAIGAPVSIAIGLPSAVSLMLVAGFDNGAITSAQQMFRGANSFALLAIPFFVLAGVIMNNGGIAARLINLARVLVGRTPAPLMQSNVIANAIFGTVSGSAVATAAAVGSTMSPMLRKEGYDRAMAAATNVASAPAGMLIPPSNTLIVYSLAAGGTSVGALFMAGYIPGILWALACAAVVFFYARRHPELKGQPFPGWKVFGATVLQALPSLGLIVVAIGGIVAGFFTPTEGSAIAVVYALVLSMIYRTVKLADLPGILYDACRTSAIVIFLIAVSSIMGYVMTYARLPQLIADALFGWTDSKVVVLLIMMLILLIIGIPLDPTPALLIFVPIFLPIAVSYGVDPVHFGIMMVFNLSIAVISPPSAPVLFVGTQVAKTRLEPVIAKMVPFLLVLIAMLFVIVFVPDLSLWLPRVVGLVP comes from the coding sequence ATGATCGATCCGCTGCTCATCGGAGGCCTGCTGCTCGGCGGCCTCATCGTCCTCCTCGCGATCGGCGCGCCCGTCTCGATCGCCATCGGCCTGCCCTCGGCGGTGTCGCTGATGCTCGTGGCCGGCTTCGACAACGGGGCCATCACGTCGGCGCAGCAGATGTTCCGCGGCGCCAACTCGTTCGCCCTGCTGGCGATCCCGTTCTTCGTGCTCGCGGGCGTGATCATGAACAATGGCGGCATCGCGGCGCGGCTGATCAACCTCGCCCGGGTGCTCGTGGGCCGCACGCCCGCGCCGCTGATGCAGTCCAACGTCATCGCGAACGCGATCTTCGGCACCGTGTCCGGCTCGGCCGTCGCCACCGCCGCGGCGGTCGGCTCGACCATGAGCCCGATGCTGCGCAAGGAGGGCTACGACCGCGCCATGGCGGCCGCGACCAACGTGGCCTCGGCGCCGGCCGGCATGCTCATCCCGCCCAGCAACACGCTCATCGTGTACTCGCTGGCCGCCGGCGGCACCTCGGTGGGCGCGCTGTTCATGGCCGGCTACATCCCGGGCATCCTGTGGGCGCTCGCGTGCGCGGCCGTCGTGTTCTTCTACGCGCGCCGCCACCCCGAGCTCAAGGGCCAGCCGTTCCCGGGGTGGAAGGTGTTCGGCGCCACCGTGTTGCAGGCGCTGCCGTCGCTGGGCCTCATCGTCGTGGCGATCGGCGGCATCGTGGCCGGCTTCTTCACGCCCACCGAGGGCTCGGCCATCGCCGTCGTCTACGCCCTCGTCCTGTCGATGATCTACCGCACCGTGAAGCTCGCCGACCTGCCGGGCATCCTCTATGACGCCTGCCGCACGAGCGCGATCGTCATCTTCCTCATCGCGGTGTCGTCGATCATGGGCTACGTCATGACCTACGCGCGCCTGCCGCAGCTCATCGCGGACGCGCTGTTCGGCTGGACGGACTCGAAGGTCGTGGTCCTGCTGATCATGATGCTGATCCTGCTCATCATCGGCATCCCGCTCGACCCGACGCCGGCGCTGCTGATCTTCGTGCCGATCTTCCTGCCCATCGCCGTCTCGTACGGCGTGGACCCGGTGCACTTCGGCATCATGATGGTCTTCAACCTGTCGATCGCGGTGATCTCGCCGCCGTCCGCCCCGGTGCTGTTCGTCGGCACGCAGGTCGCGAAGACCCGGCTCGAGCCGGTGATCGCGAAGATGGTGCCGTTCCTGCTCGTGCTCATCGCGATGCTGTTCGTCATCGTGTTCGTGCCCGATCTGTCGCTCTGGCTGCCCCGCGTGGTCGGCCTCGTCCCGTGA
- a CDS encoding TRAP transporter small permease: MITFRRWLDRVLRAICIALFAVLVLLVVWQVFTRLVLSQPSAWSEEAARYTFVWVSMIGIAIAVGEKADVIMDFLVEKLPLAWQRVVDILAYLTVLAFVGYVLIYGGGKQVVSAWTQTNPLLPFTQGQLALAFPIAGVLIAFYLVIHIVGTFSRDYDGHGFHEDLEAATA, from the coding sequence ATGATCACATTCCGTCGATGGCTCGACCGCGTGCTGCGGGCCATCTGCATCGCCCTGTTCGCGGTGCTCGTGCTGCTCGTCGTCTGGCAGGTCTTCACCCGCCTCGTGCTCTCGCAGCCGAGCGCGTGGAGCGAGGAGGCGGCGCGCTACACCTTCGTGTGGGTGAGCATGATCGGCATCGCGATCGCCGTCGGCGAGAAGGCGGATGTGATCATGGACTTCCTCGTCGAGAAGCTGCCGCTGGCGTGGCAGCGCGTGGTCGACATCCTCGCGTACCTCACGGTGCTCGCGTTCGTCGGCTACGTCCTCATCTACGGCGGCGGCAAGCAGGTGGTCTCGGCGTGGACGCAGACCAACCCGCTGCTGCCGTTCACGCAGGGCCAGCTGGCCCTCGCCTTCCCGATCGCCGGCGTCCTCATCGCGTTCTACCTCGTGATCCACATCGTGGGCACGTTCTCGCGCGACTACGACGGACACGGCTTCCACGAGGACCTCGAGGCGGCCACCGCATGA
- a CDS encoding TRAP transporter substrate-binding protein, translating into MHKRILAASTAALLALSLAGCSTSGGGNGGGAGGETHTFRVAFNQNESHPQAQAILELSDKLEEATDGRYALELFPDGTLGAQEATIEQVQSGTIDFALVAGSLLEGFNPDFSVVNLPYVYESPEHQMEVLNDREVTGELYDSLLEDNIKVLTAYHGGVRNVYTDEPIETPDDLQGKKIRMIGSETNVRMMELMGGVGTPMAQDEVYTAIQSGVIDGGENNELIYSSLSHDEIAPYYSSTQHLMMPDYLIASPTVWDGLDEETRGIFEELLAESVDSELAAFDEAVQTAKADAEAAGATFVESDVDAFREAVLPLHEELVTTPVTQEIYDAIDAARG; encoded by the coding sequence TTGCACAAGCGGATTCTGGCTGCCTCCACGGCGGCCCTCCTGGCTCTGTCACTCGCCGGCTGCAGCACGTCGGGCGGTGGGAACGGCGGCGGCGCGGGCGGCGAGACCCACACGTTCCGCGTCGCGTTCAACCAGAACGAGAGCCACCCCCAGGCCCAGGCGATCCTGGAGCTCTCGGACAAGCTCGAGGAGGCGACCGACGGCCGCTACGCCCTCGAGCTCTTCCCGGACGGCACGCTCGGCGCCCAGGAGGCGACGATCGAGCAGGTGCAGTCGGGCACGATCGACTTCGCGCTCGTCGCCGGCTCGCTGCTGGAGGGCTTCAACCCCGACTTCTCCGTCGTGAACCTGCCCTACGTCTATGAGTCGCCCGAGCACCAGATGGAGGTGCTCAACGACCGCGAGGTGACGGGCGAGCTCTACGACAGCCTGCTCGAGGACAACATCAAGGTGCTCACGGCGTACCACGGCGGCGTCCGCAACGTGTACACCGACGAGCCCATCGAGACGCCCGACGACCTCCAGGGCAAGAAGATCCGCATGATCGGCTCCGAGACCAACGTGCGCATGATGGAGCTCATGGGCGGTGTCGGCACCCCGATGGCCCAGGACGAGGTCTACACGGCGATCCAGTCGGGCGTGATCGACGGCGGCGAGAACAACGAGCTCATCTACTCGTCGCTCTCGCACGACGAGATCGCCCCGTACTACTCGTCGACGCAGCACCTGATGATGCCCGACTACCTCATCGCCAGCCCCACCGTATGGGATGGCCTGGACGAGGAGACGCGCGGCATCTTCGAGGAGCTCCTCGCCGAGTCGGTCGACAGCGAGCTCGCCGCCTTCGACGAGGCGGTCCAGACGGCCAAGGCCGACGCCGAGGCCGCCGGCGCGACGTTCGTCGAGTCCGACGTCGACGCCTTCCGCGAGGCCGTGCTCCCGCTGCACGAGGAGCTCGTCACCACGCCGGTGACGCAGGAGATCTACGACGCGATCGACGCCGCGCGCGGCTGA
- a CDS encoding zinc-dependent alcohol dehydrogenase, with protein sequence MSTTSYAGGGRAARYAGEGRIELSAQPATAPGPGQVQIRVAYCGICGTDLHILHGHMDHRVSAPQAIGHEMSGTVEAVGDGVTAVAAGDPVTVMPLDWCGDCPACRAGHGHICHNLDFVGIETTGAMQELWTVPESIVVPLPEGVSLRHAALVEPLAVAAHDVRRSRLVAGETALVIGGGPIGQLIALVARQTGARVILAEPNAVRRAFAAAHGATTVDPIAEDLAAVVQELTDGAGADVVFEVAGIAATALDATAHARTRGRVVIVAIHPQPVPIDLHRMFWRELELIGARVYEREDFERAIDLIASGAIPADELITETVPLAETQAAFAALEDARALKVLIDVQN encoded by the coding sequence GTGAGCACCACGAGCTATGCCGGAGGAGGCCGCGCCGCGCGGTACGCGGGCGAGGGCCGGATCGAGCTGTCCGCGCAGCCGGCGACCGCGCCGGGCCCCGGGCAGGTCCAGATCCGCGTGGCCTACTGCGGCATCTGCGGCACCGATCTGCACATCCTCCACGGCCACATGGATCACCGCGTGAGCGCGCCGCAGGCGATCGGCCACGAGATGAGCGGCACGGTCGAGGCGGTCGGCGACGGCGTCACCGCCGTGGCGGCGGGCGACCCCGTCACCGTGATGCCGCTGGACTGGTGCGGCGACTGCCCCGCGTGCCGCGCGGGCCACGGCCACATCTGCCACAACCTCGACTTCGTCGGGATCGAGACCACCGGCGCCATGCAGGAGCTGTGGACCGTGCCCGAGTCGATCGTCGTGCCGCTGCCCGAGGGCGTCTCGCTGCGCCACGCCGCGCTCGTCGAGCCCCTCGCCGTGGCCGCCCACGACGTGCGGCGCTCGCGCCTGGTCGCCGGCGAGACGGCGCTCGTCATCGGCGGCGGGCCGATCGGGCAGCTCATCGCGCTCGTGGCCCGCCAGACCGGCGCCCGCGTCATCCTGGCCGAGCCCAACGCCGTGCGCCGCGCCTTCGCCGCCGCGCACGGCGCCACCACCGTCGACCCGATCGCCGAGGACCTCGCCGCCGTCGTGCAGGAGCTCACGGACGGCGCCGGCGCCGACGTGGTGTTCGAGGTGGCCGGCATCGCCGCGACCGCGCTCGACGCGACCGCCCACGCCCGCACCCGCGGGCGCGTGGTGATCGTCGCGATCCATCCGCAGCCCGTGCCGATCGACCTGCACCGCATGTTCTGGCGCGAGCTGGAGCTGATCGGCGCCCGCGTGTACGAGCGCGAGGACTTCGAGCGCGCGATCGACCTCATCGCCTCCGGCGCCATCCCGGCCGACGAGCTGATCACCGAGACCGTGCCGCTCGCCGAGACCCAGGCGGCCTTCGCGGCGCTCGAGGATGCGCGCGCCCTCAAGGTCCTCATCGACGTCCAGAACTGA
- a CDS encoding SDR family oxidoreductase: MTNELFDLSGRVAVVTGARRGIGFAMAEALAAAGADIIAASASQEADGGEIGRRVRELGREFEGHAVDFRSREAVTAFGEAVADRADILVNNAGTIRRAPAAEHPLEWWDEVLDVNLGSQFVLTQLVGAGMIARGGGKIVFTASLLSFQGGINVPGYTAAKSAIAGLTKALANEWASKNVNVNAIAPGYIATDNTEALREDPARSASILDRIPAGRWGQASDLGGATVFLASRASDYVSGVVLPVDGGWMGR; the protein is encoded by the coding sequence ATGACCAACGAACTGTTCGACCTGTCCGGCCGCGTCGCGGTCGTCACCGGCGCGCGCCGCGGCATCGGATTCGCCATGGCCGAGGCCCTCGCGGCCGCCGGCGCCGACATCATCGCCGCGTCGGCGAGCCAGGAGGCCGACGGCGGCGAGATCGGGCGCCGCGTGCGCGAGCTCGGCCGCGAGTTCGAGGGCCACGCCGTGGACTTCCGCAGCCGCGAGGCCGTCACCGCCTTCGGCGAGGCGGTCGCGGACCGCGCCGACATCCTCGTCAACAACGCCGGCACGATCCGTCGCGCGCCCGCCGCCGAGCACCCGCTGGAGTGGTGGGACGAGGTCCTCGACGTCAACCTCGGCAGCCAGTTCGTGCTCACCCAGCTCGTGGGCGCCGGCATGATCGCCCGCGGCGGCGGCAAGATCGTGTTCACGGCGAGCCTGCTGAGCTTCCAGGGCGGCATCAACGTGCCCGGCTACACCGCGGCGAAGTCGGCGATCGCGGGCCTGACCAAGGCCCTCGCGAACGAGTGGGCGTCGAAGAACGTCAACGTCAACGCCATCGCCCCCGGCTACATCGCCACCGACAACACCGAGGCCCTCCGCGAGGACCCGGCGCGCAGCGCCTCGATCCTCGACCGCATCCCGGCCGGACGCTGGGGCCAGGCCTCCGACCTGGGCGGCGCCACGGTGTTCCTCGCCTCGCGCGCCTCCGACTACGTCTCGGGCGTGGTGCTCCCGGTCGACGGCGGCTGGATGGGCCGCTGA
- the eda gene encoding bifunctional 4-hydroxy-2-oxoglutarate aldolase/2-dehydro-3-deoxy-phosphogluconate aldolase codes for MSAPTPEHPLFAHRVVPLASISDPAHVDAIGAGLVAGGLPVVEVALRGEHGLGAVERLAARGDLLVGAGTVLSIDQARRAIDAGAAFAVTPGLDAEVVRYVTGAGLPIVPGVLTPTEVQAAVGLGLRRLKLFPAGVFGGLRLLSAYADVYRDVRFMPSGGISAATLAEHLAHPAVFAASGSWIVAAAAQGADAVAALAREAVGIAEAAA; via the coding sequence ATGAGCGCGCCCACGCCGGAGCACCCGCTCTTCGCGCATCGCGTCGTGCCGCTGGCCTCGATCTCCGATCCCGCGCACGTCGACGCGATCGGCGCGGGCCTGGTCGCGGGCGGGCTGCCCGTGGTCGAGGTGGCCCTGCGCGGCGAGCACGGCCTGGGCGCCGTCGAGCGCCTGGCCGCGCGCGGCGACCTGCTCGTCGGCGCCGGCACCGTGCTCTCGATCGACCAGGCGCGTCGCGCGATCGACGCGGGCGCGGCGTTCGCCGTGACGCCCGGGCTCGACGCCGAGGTCGTGCGGTACGTCACGGGCGCGGGCCTGCCCATCGTGCCGGGCGTGCTCACCCCCACCGAGGTGCAGGCGGCCGTGGGCCTGGGCCTGCGCCGCCTCAAGCTCTTCCCGGCTGGCGTCTTCGGTGGGCTGAGGCTGCTGAGCGCCTACGCCGACGTGTACCGCGACGTGCGGTTCATGCCCTCGGGCGGCATCTCGGCCGCCACGCTCGCCGAGCACCTCGCGCATCCGGCGGTGTTCGCCGCCAGCGGCAGCTGGATCGTCGCGGCCGCCGCGCAGGGCGCCGACGCGGTCGCCGCCCTCGCGCGCGAGGCCGTCGGGATCGCCGAGGCCGCGGCGTGA
- a CDS encoding sugar kinase has protein sequence MSADVVALGESLGLLVARQIGRLQHAREMCLGFGGAESNVAIGVARLGGRSAWIGRLGADEIGDLIVRELHAEDVETHVARDAEAPTALMLKTRPHPGASRVTYYRAGQAGSRLRPEDVPADAVGGATVLHVTGISAGLGPDPRAAAHAAIDIARDAGVLVSFDVNHRSALWGDPAEAAAAYRELAARADIVFAGSDEAELLTGATDTEGQLDAVLALGARHAVVKLGEQGAAEADADGTRLAQPAYTVPVVDTVGAGDAFVAGWLYELTRGAGAAQRLDTAAACGAVACTGPGDWEALPTPGELAALRAGGGDPVRR, from the coding sequence GTGAGCGCGGACGTCGTCGCGCTGGGCGAGAGCCTCGGCCTGCTCGTGGCCCGGCAGATCGGGCGGCTGCAGCACGCGCGCGAGATGTGCCTGGGCTTCGGCGGCGCCGAGAGCAACGTCGCGATCGGGGTGGCCCGCCTCGGCGGCCGCTCCGCGTGGATCGGCCGGCTCGGGGCCGACGAGATCGGCGACCTCATCGTGCGCGAGCTGCACGCCGAGGACGTCGAGACGCACGTCGCCCGCGACGCCGAGGCGCCCACCGCGCTCATGCTCAAGACGCGGCCGCACCCCGGCGCCAGTCGCGTGACGTACTACCGTGCGGGACAGGCGGGCAGCCGCCTGCGCCCCGAGGACGTGCCCGCCGACGCGGTCGGCGGCGCGACCGTGCTGCACGTCACCGGCATCTCGGCCGGCCTCGGCCCCGACCCGCGCGCCGCCGCGCACGCCGCGATCGACATCGCGCGCGACGCGGGCGTGCTCGTCTCGTTCGACGTGAACCACCGCTCGGCGCTGTGGGGCGACCCCGCGGAGGCCGCCGCGGCGTACCGCGAGCTCGCCGCCCGCGCCGACATCGTGTTCGCCGGCAGCGACGAGGCCGAGCTGCTCACCGGCGCGACCGACACCGAGGGCCAGCTCGACGCCGTGCTCGCGCTCGGTGCCCGGCACGCCGTCGTCAAGCTCGGCGAGCAGGGCGCCGCCGAGGCCGATGCCGACGGCACCCGCCTCGCCCAGCCCGCGTACACCGTGCCCGTCGTCGACACCGTCGGCGCGGGCGACGCCTTCGTGGCCGGCTGGCTGTACGAGCTCACGCGCGGCGCCGGTGCCGCGCAGCGCCTCGACACGGCCGCGGCCTGCGGCGCGGTGGCCTGCACGGGCCCCGGCGACTGGGAGGCGCTGCCGACCCCGGGCGAGCTGGCGGCCCTGCGCGCCGGCGGCGGCGATCCTGTCCGACGCTAG
- a CDS encoding MATE family efflux transporter, with product MTETGRSLNRDILRLAVPALGALIAEPVFLIIDSVMVGHLGVTPLAGLGLASSVLSTIVGLMIFLAYSTTPAVARRFGAGDRRGAVSVGIDGMWLALGMGAVLAVAGYLATPLLVGLFGAPAAVSEQAVAYLGISMWGLPAMLIVFAATGLLRGMQNTVIPLWIATAGFAANALLNAVFMYGLGWGIAGSAAGTVVAQWGMVGAYVFVVGRLAARHNASVRPQREGVRGSARSGGWMFLRTVSLRVSLLVTVGVATALGTDELAGWQIVFTISSTAAFALDALAIAAQALIGRSLGEGDEEHVRGVLSRTLAWGAWFGALCGVVIAALSGVVGALFTGSWEVAALLVPALLVMGAMQPLAGAVYVLDGVLMGAGDARYLAIAGAINLVPFLPYLAALWWLRPTGSWGLALLSAGFFVVLMGMRFWTLFRRVRGTQWLRQEV from the coding sequence GTGACCGAGACCGGGCGATCGCTCAACCGAGACATCCTGCGACTCGCCGTCCCCGCGCTCGGGGCCCTCATCGCGGAGCCGGTGTTCCTCATCATCGACTCCGTCATGGTGGGACACCTCGGCGTCACGCCGCTGGCCGGCCTGGGCCTGGCCTCCTCGGTGCTGAGCACGATCGTCGGGCTGATGATCTTCCTCGCCTATTCGACGACGCCCGCCGTGGCCCGCCGCTTCGGCGCGGGCGATCGTCGGGGCGCGGTCTCGGTGGGCATCGACGGGATGTGGCTGGCGCTCGGCATGGGCGCCGTGCTGGCCGTGGCCGGATACCTGGCCACCCCGCTGCTCGTCGGGCTGTTCGGCGCGCCCGCGGCGGTGTCGGAGCAGGCGGTGGCCTACCTCGGCATCTCGATGTGGGGACTGCCGGCGATGCTCATCGTGTTCGCCGCCACCGGGCTGCTGCGGGGCATGCAGAACACGGTGATCCCGCTCTGGATCGCCACCGCCGGCTTCGCCGCCAACGCGCTGCTCAACGCCGTGTTCATGTACGGCCTCGGCTGGGGCATCGCCGGCTCCGCCGCGGGGACCGTCGTGGCCCAGTGGGGCATGGTCGGCGCGTACGTGTTCGTCGTCGGCCGGCTCGCCGCCCGCCACAACGCCTCCGTCCGGCCCCAGCGCGAGGGCGTGCGGGGATCGGCGCGATCGGGCGGCTGGATGTTCCTGCGCACCGTGAGCCTGCGGGTCAGCCTGCTCGTGACGGTCGGCGTGGCCACGGCGCTCGGCACGGACGAGCTGGCGGGCTGGCAGATCGTGTTCACGATCTCGTCGACGGCGGCGTTCGCGCTCGACGCGCTCGCGATCGCGGCGCAGGCGCTCATCGGCCGCTCGCTCGGCGAGGGCGACGAGGAGCACGTGCGAGGCGTGCTATCGCGCACGCTCGCGTGGGGCGCATGGTTCGGCGCGCTGTGCGGCGTGGTGATCGCCGCGCTGTCGGGCGTGGTCGGGGCGCTCTTCACCGGCTCGTGGGAGGTCGCCGCCCTGCTCGTGCCCGCCCTGCTCGTGATGGGCGCCATGCAGCCGCTGGCCGGTGCCGTGTACGTGCTCGACGGCGTGCTCATGGGCGCCGGCGACGCCCGCTACCTCGCGATCGCGGGCGCGATCAACCTCGTGCCGTTCCTTCCCTACCTGGCCGCGCTGTGGTGGCTGCGCCCCACCGGATCGTGGGGCCTGGCGCTGCTGTCGGCGGGCTTCTTCGTCGTGCTCATGGGCATGCGCTTCTGGACGCTCTTCCGCCGCGTCCGCGGCACGCAGTGGCTGCGCCAGGAGGTCTGA
- a CDS encoding M23 family metallopeptidase, whose amino-acid sequence MGIAMTVAAALTSGVLTAGVATSDVATSGDLRAGSSDVQSYAAGAGFSSAALSTQTYSASTMAEIAAAQRALRIAAIRAAVAAGEPFGLEDLPAAQTGPAVAALGWAWPVASGWISDTFGTRGGAHAGIDIAAAEGTPVTAAAPGIVVLSEESYQGYGVAIMIEHADGVRTVYGHLVAGSRAVEPGDWVEAGDRLGDVGNTGRSFGAHLHFEVRVDGAAVDPLTYLP is encoded by the coding sequence GTGGGCATCGCGATGACCGTCGCGGCCGCGCTCACGAGCGGCGTGCTCACGGCCGGCGTGGCGACGTCCGACGTGGCCACGTCCGGGGATCTCCGCGCCGGCTCGTCCGACGTGCAGAGCTACGCCGCCGGGGCCGGGTTCTCGTCCGCCGCGCTCAGCACGCAGACGTACTCCGCCAGCACGATGGCCGAGATCGCGGCGGCGCAGCGCGCGCTGCGGATCGCCGCGATCCGCGCGGCCGTCGCGGCCGGCGAGCCGTTCGGCCTCGAGGACCTGCCGGCGGCCCAGACGGGTCCGGCGGTCGCGGCGCTCGGGTGGGCCTGGCCGGTGGCGAGCGGATGGATCAGCGACACCTTCGGCACGCGGGGCGGCGCCCACGCGGGCATCGACATCGCCGCTGCCGAGGGCACGCCCGTCACGGCCGCCGCGCCGGGGATCGTGGTGCTCTCCGAGGAGTCCTACCAGGGCTACGGCGTCGCAATCATGATCGAGCACGCCGACGGGGTCCGCACGGTGTACGGCCATCTCGTCGCGGGCAGCCGCGCGGTCGAGCCCGGCGACTGGGTCGAGGCCGGCGATCGGCTCGGCGACGTGGGCAACACGGGCCGCAGCTTCGGCGCCCACCTGCACTTCGAGGTCCGCGTGGACGGCGCCGCGGTCGACCCGCTCACGTACCTGCCGTGA
- a CDS encoding TrmH family RNA methyltransferase, with the protein MTDAIPEPSRELTTHGVGPWPGEWPEGEQYDPELLANGDSRNVIDRYRYWTMEAIVADLDARRHPFHVAIENWQHDMNIGSIVRSANAFLADRVHIIGRRRWNRRGAMVTDRYQHVVHHPDVEAFAAWARAEGIPIVAVDNVGEAVPVDRAELPERCVLLFGQEGPGLSGEALAAASSHIEITQYGSTRSINASAAAAVVMYEWCRRYA; encoded by the coding sequence GTGACCGACGCGATCCCCGAGCCCAGCCGCGAGCTGACCACGCACGGCGTCGGGCCGTGGCCGGGGGAGTGGCCGGAGGGGGAGCAGTACGATCCCGAGCTGCTGGCGAACGGCGACAGCCGGAACGTCATCGATCGGTACCGCTACTGGACGATGGAGGCGATCGTCGCCGATCTCGACGCGAGGCGGCATCCGTTCCACGTCGCGATCGAGAACTGGCAGCACGACATGAACATCGGATCGATCGTGCGCAGCGCCAACGCGTTCCTCGCCGACAGGGTGCACATCATCGGCCGCCGCCGCTGGAACCGGCGCGGCGCCATGGTGACCGATCGCTATCAGCACGTGGTGCACCACCCGGACGTCGAGGCGTTCGCGGCGTGGGCGCGTGCGGAGGGCATCCCGATCGTCGCGGTCGACAACGTGGGCGAGGCCGTTCCGGTCGATCGGGCGGAGTTGCCCGAGCGGTGCGTGCTGCTGTTCGGCCAGGAGGGGCCGGGGCTGTCGGGCGAGGCGCTTGCCGCGGCCTCGAGCCACATCGAGATCACCCAGTACGGATCGACGCGCTCGATCAACGCGTCCGCGGCGGCGGCCGTCGTGATGTACGAGTGGTGCCGCCGCTACGCCTGA